A stretch of the Flavobacteriales bacterium genome encodes the following:
- the trxA gene encoding thioredoxin → MALEITDANFKETVLDSDKPVLVDFWATWCGPCRMVGPIVDELANDYDGKAVVGKVNVDDNSAVPSEYGIRNIPALLIFKNGEIVDKVIGAVPKSVLAEKLDAQL, encoded by the coding sequence ATGGCATTAGAAATTACAGACGCAAATTTTAAAGAAACAGTACTAGACTCAGACAAACCTGTATTAGTAGACTTTTGGGCTACTTGGTGTGGTCCTTGCCGTATGGTAGGTCCTATCGTTGATGAGTTAGCAAACGATTATGATGGAAAAGCAGTAGTTGGAAAGGTAAATGTTGATGACAATTCAGCAGTACCTTCTGAATACGGTATTCGTAACATTCCTGCTTTATTAATTTTTAAAAATGGTGAGATTGTTGATAAAGTAATCGGTGCAGTACCTAAAAGTGTATTGGCTGAAAAATTAGACGCTCAGCTGTAA